The Pseudomonas chlororaphis subsp. piscium genome contains the following window.
GGATCGGCGCATCCTTGAGCAGTACCCGGGCAATGGCGATGCGCTGGCGCTGGCCGCCGGAGAGTTTCACCCCACGCTCGCCGACGTGGGCATCGAAGCCGGTACGGCCCTGGGCGTCGGAGAGTAGCGGGATGAACTCGTCGGCGCGGGCCTTGCGCACCGCTTCCCAGAGTTCCTCGTCGGTGGCGTCGGGCTTGCCGTACAGCAGGTTGTCGCGGATCGAGCGGTGCAGCAACGAAGTGTCCTGGGTGATCATGCCGATCCGTTCGCGCAGGCTTTCCTGGGTCACCTCGGCGATGTTCTGGTTGTCGATCAGGATGCGCCCGTCCTGCAGGTCATAGAGCCGCAGCAACAGGTTGACCAGGGTCGACTTGCCGGCGCCGGACGGGCCGATCAGGCCGATCTTCTCCCCCGGCTTGATGATCAGGTTCAGGTCGCTGATGACCCCGGTCTTTTTCCCGTAGTGGAAGTCCACATGCTCGAAACGCACTTCGCCGCTGGCCACCGCCAGGCGTGGCGCCTGTTCGCGATCGCTGACGCTGATGGGCTGGGCGATGGTCTGCAGGCCGTCCTGGACCATGCCGATGTTCTCGAAGATGCCGTTGACCACCCACATGATCCAGCCGGACATGTTGACGATGCGGATCACCAGGCCGGTGGCCAGGGCGATGGCGCCGACCGAGATCAGCGACTGGGTCCAGAGCCACAGGGCCAGGCCCGTGGTGGAGACGATCAGCAGGCCGTTCATGGCGGTGATCACCACGTCCATGCTGGTGATGACGCGCCCGGCCAGCTGGCTTTTCTCGGTCTGTTCGCCGATGGCTTCGCGGGCGTAGTTCTGCTCGAAGTGGGTGTGGGCGAACAGCTTGAGGGTGGTGATGTTGGTGTAGCCGTCGACGATCCTGCCGACCAGCTTGGAGTTGGCGTCCGAGGAAATCACCGCGCGTTTCTTGACCCGTGGCACGAAGTACCGCAGGGCGCCGATGTAGCTGGCGATCCAGATCAGCAGCGGGATCATCAGGTGCCAGTCGGCCTCGGCGAACAGCACCAGGGCGCTGACCGCGTAGATCAGCACATGCCACAGCGCGTCCACCGCCTGCACCGAGGAGTCGCGCAGCGAGTTGCCGGTCTGCATGATGCGCTGGGCGATGCGCCCGGCGAAGTCGTTCTGGAAGAAGTTCAGGCTCTGCTTGAGCACATAGCTGTGGTTCTGCCAACGAATCAGGCTGGTCATGCCCGGGCTGATGGTCTGGTGCACCAGCAGGTCGTGCAGGGCGACGAACAGCGGGCGGAAGATCAGCGCGACCACTGCCATCCAGGCCAGCTCGAGGCCGTGGGTCTTGAAGATCTCGACATTGGGCGTGCCCTGGGCCAGGTCGATGATCGTGCTCAGGTAGCTGAACAGCGACACTTCGATCAGCGCCACGAACAGGCCGACCACCAGCAGGGCGACGAAGCTCGGCCAGACCTGCTTGATGTAATAGAGGTAGAAGGGCAGTACGCGGTTGGGGGGAGCGGCAGTGGGAGCGTCGCGGAAAATATCGATCAGCTGTTCAAAACGACGATAGAGCATGGGATCTGACGCCCGCGTGGCGGGCTCTCCTTATCAGTAAGCAGGCGGAGCACTGCACCAGTGCTCCGCCGGGACTCCCGGTGACGCATTAGTCGATGCGCTTGGCCGACTTGATCAGCACGGGGTCGATCGGCACGTTCTGCATGCCTTGTTTGGTGGTGGTCTGCGAGTTGACGATCTGGTCGACCACGTCCATGCCGCTCACCACTTTGGCGAACACCGCGTAACCGGCATCGCGGCCCGGATCGAGGAAGGCGTTGTCGGCGACGTTGATGAAGAACTGGCTGGTGGCCGAGTTCGGGTTCGAGGTGCGGGCCATGGACAGGGTGCCACGTACGTTATGCAGGCCGTTGCTGGCTTCGTTCTTGATCGGGTCGCGGGTTTCCTTCTGCACCATCTGCGGGGTGAAGCCACCGCCCTGGACCATGAAGCCCGGGATCACCCGGTGAAAGATGGTGTTGGTGTAGAAGCCGCTGTCGACGTAGTCGAGGAAGTTCTTGCTGGAGATCGGGGCCTTGACCGGGTCCAGTTCGACTTCGATCTTGCCGAAGCTGGTGTCCAGCAGGACGTGAGGCGCCTTGGCCGGTTGGGCGGCCATCAGGTTGGCAGCGAACAGAACGGAGCCGGCGACGAGGGCGATTTTTTTCAGCATGGGTCAGTGATCCTGGGTGGTGGTGTCGACTGCGGTTAAAAACTCGAGCAGGGTTTGGTTGAAGCGTTGCGGCTGGTCCAGCGGCGTGGCGTGACGCGAATCGGCGATCACCACCAGGCGCCCGTCGGGCAGCAGTTTCACATAGCTTTCTTTCAGTGCGACCGGGGTGTAGTCACGGTCGGCGCTGATGACCAGGGTTGGACAGGCGACTTGCGAAAGTCGTTCCTGAACCCCCCAGCCAACGATGGCATCGAAGCTTGCGAGATAAGCACGTTTGTCGTTTTTTGCCCAGCGCTCGGCCATCTTTTGCCGCAGCTCGCCCTGCTCCGGCTTGGGGAACAGTTTGCCGCCCAGGGCGATGCCGATGGCTTCGAGGCTGAGCAGGCGCATCAGGCTCCAGCGCTTGAACCATTGCCAGGCGTCGTTGGCGCTGCGGATCTTCACCTCGGGCGCGCTGTTGACGATGCACAGGCTTTTCAGCAGCCCGGGCTGATCCACCGCAAGCTGGAAGGCGATCATGCCGCCCATGGACAGGCCCGCCAGATGCACCCGCGAAAGCTTCAGGTGCTCCAGCAGGGCGACCAGGTCGGCGCTGAAACCGGCGATGCTGTAGGGCTCGCGGGGCTTGTCGGAGCGACCATGGCCGCGCACGTCGGGCAGGATCAGGCGGTAGTGGGCGGACAGCTCGGCGATCTGCTTTTCCCAGTCCTGGGTGCTGGAACCGAGCCCGTGAACCAGCACCAGCGGTTCGCCATGGCCGTATTCCTCGTAGTGCAGGGTGCATCCTTCGTGTTCGAAATAGGCCATGGCTGAATTCCTGTTCAGGCGCGTGGAGGGTTCAAGTGTGGGTTCAGGCTTGTTCCGGGGCGGCGAACGGTGCGTCCAGCGGCGCGGTGTCGAAGGTGCGCAGCAGTTCGACGAGGATCTGCGTGGCCGGGCCCAAGGGTTTGTCCTTGTTCGAATACAGGTAGAAGGTCGGGTGCCGGCTGCCGCCCTGGTCCAACGGTAGCACCTTGAGCAGGCCCTCCCGGAGTTCGCGTTCGATCATATGGCGCGGCAGCCAGGCAAAGCCCAGGCCGCTGCCGACGAAGGTGGCGGCGGTGGCCAGGCTGCCGACGGTCCAGCGCTGTTCGGCGCCGAGCCAGCCGACGTCCCGCGGCTGCTGGCGACCGGAATCGCGGATCACCACTTGCAGCTGGCTTTCCAGGTCCTGGAAGTTCAGCTCGCGGTTCAGGCGGTGCAGGGCGTGTTCCGGGTGGGCCACGGCGACGAACTCCACCGAGCTCATTTCCGTGCCCAGGTAGCCGGAGATATTGAAGCCGCTGATGGCCAGGTCGGCCACGCCTTCGAGCAGCACCTCTTCGACCCCCGACAGCACTTCCTCGCGCAGGCGTACCCGGCAGCCGCGGCTTTGCGGCATGAAGGCGGTCAGGGCACGGACCAGGCGCGCGTTGGGGTAGGCGGCGTCCACCACCAGGCGCACTTCGGCTTCCCAGCCCTGTTCCATGTGGTGGGCCAGGTCTTCCAATTGGCTGGCCTGTTTCACCAGTTGCCGCGAGCGGCGCAGCAATACGCCGCCGGCCTCGGTGAGCACGGCCTTGCGTCCATCGATACGCAGCAGCGGCACGCCCAGTTGGTCCTGCATGCGCGCCACGGTGTAGCTGACAGAAGATTGCGAACGGTGCAGCGCCTCGGCGGCCTGGGCGAAGCCGCCGTGGTCGACCACGGCCTGCAGTGTCCGCCATTGATCGAGGGTAACGCGGGGCGCTTTCATGAGGAGCTCCTCTTGTCCTAAGCTGGCGCTCCTTATTGGAGACTGCCGAATGAGAAAAATCTGTTGTGTGTTGCTGGCCCTGCTGCCGCTCAGTGCGTTCGCCTATCCCATCGACGTGAAGAAACACCTCGAAGGCGTGAGCATCGACTACACCGCCTACGACACCGATGCCGATATCGGTTCGATCCAGGTGAACAACTACGGCACCACCGATGCCGCCTGCACGGTGGTCTTCCGCAACGGCCCCGAAGCCCCGCGCACGCGCAAGGTGGAAGTGGCGGCCGGCAAGTTCAAGAACGCCACGGCCAAGTTCAACCGCAGCATCATCAAGCTGCGCATCGACCTGACCTGTACCGCCAAGTAAGCGCAAAGCGGAGCAGGGTGCGCGGCCTGCTCCGCTTATAAACGAATTTATTGATTGGTTATAGCAGTTATTTGCGCTTTTTCATCGATATGACTCTGTTTAATCTGCGCTCCATCGACCTACAGCATTCCCGATGGAGGCTACATCCCATGTCCCGCGTTCTGATCATCGAAAGCAGTGCCCGTCAGCAGGATTCCGTTTCCCGTCAGCTGACCCAGACCTTCATCAAGCAATGGCAAGCGGCCCACCCGGGCGACCAGATCACCCTGCGTGACCTGGCGGTAACCCCGGTGCCGCACCTGGACAGCAACCTGCTGGGCGGCTGGATGAAACCCGCCGAGCAGCGCAACGAGATCGAAGAGGCCTCGCTGCAGCGTTCCAACGAACTGACCAATGAACTGCTGGCCGCCGACGTGCTGGTGATGGCCGCGCCGATGTACAACTTCGCCATTCCGAGCACCCTGAAAGCCTGGCTGGACCACGTGCTGCGCGCCGGTGTGACCTTCAAGTACACCGAAACCGGTCCCCAGGGCCTGCTCAACGGCAAGCGTGCCTATGTGCTGACCGCTCGTGGCGGCATCTACGCCGGCAGCACCGCGGATCACCAGGAACCCTACCTGCGCCAGGTCATGGGTTTCATCGGGATCCACGACGTCGAGTTCATTCACGCCGAAGGCATGAACCTGGGCGGCGACTTCCAGGAGAAGGGCCTGAACCAGGCCAACGCCAAACTGGCCCAGGTCGCCTGATCCGTTAATCGCCAGATAATCGCGCGGTGGTCTAGTAGGCCCTGCGCTCCCCTTCAAGTTTGTTTGCGCATCGAACCTCCCTTTGCACTTGTTGCTCCTGAGTGCTCCGGCCCGATTGAACGCTTTGCGAGATCGGGCTTTTTTTTGCCCGCGATTTATCACTCCTCTGTAGGAGCGAGGCTTGCCCGCGATCCACGCAAGCGGCCAGACTTTGCGTTGCCTGTCGGATCGTTATCGCAAGCAAGCTTCGCTCCTACAGACGCGGGGATTGTCTGCCGGATGTTTCATTGTTCGGGGCAAAACCGCTATCGTCGCCGCCTCTTCAAGACGAGGCGAGCATGGGCTATCTACTTTTTGTCACGCTGATCCAGGCGTTTTCCTTCAGCCTGATCGGCGAATACCTGGCCGGGCATGTCGACAGTTATTTCGCGGTGCTGGTCCGGGTGCTGCTGGCCGGGCTGGTGTTCATCCCGCTGACCCGCTGGCGCCAGGTGGAGCCGGCGTTCATGCGCGGCATGCTGCTGATCGGCGCCTTGCAGTTCGGCGTGACCTACGTCTGCCTGTACCTGAGTTTCCGCGTGCTGACGGTGCCGGAGGTGCTGCTGTTCACCATCCTCACGCCGCTGCATGTGACCCTGATCGAGGACGCGCTGAACCGGCGCTTCAACCCCTGGGGCCTGCTGGCGGCGCTGGTGGCGGTGGCCGGGGCGGCGGTGATCCGCTACGACCGCATCAGCCCGGATTTCTTCATGGGCTTCTTGCTGCTGCAACTGGCCAACTTCACCTATGCCGCCGGGCAGGTGTTGTACAAGCACCTGGTGGCGCGCCATCCGAGCGACCTGCCGCATTACCGGCGTTTCGGCTACTTCTACCTGGGGGCGCTGGCGGTGGTGTTGCCGGCCTTCCTGCTGTTCGGCAAGCCGGACTTCCTGCCCGAAGCGCCGTTGCAATGGGCGGTGCTGCTGTTTCTCGGGCTGGTGTCCACCGCGCTGGGGCTGTACTGGTGGAACAAGGGCGCCTGCCTGGTCACTGGCGCGACCCTGGCGGTGATGAACAACCTGCATGTGCCGGTGGGGCTGCTGATCAACCTGTTGATCTGGAACCAGCATGAAGAGCTGGGGCGTCTGTTCCTGGGGGCGTTGGTGATTCTGGCGGCGGTGTGGATCAGCCGTCGCGGCGTAAAAACCGCGATTACCGCCACTGCCCTGTAGGAGCGAGGCTTGCCCGCGATAGCGATCTGGCAGACACCGCGAGGTCAGGCCGCTGCGCGGATCGCGAGCAAGCTTCGCTCCTACAGATAGGCAGATAGAGCAGATAGGCGGATAGAGGGTTGATCGCCCCGGGGAATGGGCGATCAGGCGGGGGTTACAGCGCGCGTTTTTCCGCCTCGGGGATATGGCTGGCGCCCAGCACCGCTGGCAGCAGGCCGGCGCGCAGGTCGTTGCCGCTCGGCTGCTGATACAGGCTCAGGCCGAACTCCGGCATCACCGCCAGCAGGTAATCGAAGATATCGCCCTGGATACGCTCGTAGTCGGTCCACGCCGTGGTGCGGGTGAAGCAGTAGATTTCCAGCGGAATGCCCTGGGCGGTGGTCTGCATCTGGCGGACCATGCAGGTCATGTTCGGCTGGATGTCCGGATGGCTCTTCAGGTACGCCAGGGCGTAGGCGCGGAAGGTCCCCAGGTTGGTCATGCGGCGGCGGTTGGCCGACATGGCGGCGACATTGCCCTGGGCTTCGTTCCAGCTCTTGAGCTCGGCCTGCTTGCGACTGATGTAGTCGGTGAGCAGGTGGACCTTGCCCAGGCGCGCCTCTTCCTCATCGTTGATGAAGCGCACGCCACTGGCGTCGATGTACAGGCTGCGCTTGATCCGCCGGCCACCGGACTGCTGCATGCCGCGCCAGTTCTTGAACGACTCGGACATCAGGCGCCAGGTAGGGATCGAGACAATGGTCTTGTCGAAGTTCTGCACCTTGACCGTGTGCAGGGTGATATCCACCACATCGCCGTCGGCGCCGACCTGGGGCATTTCGATCCAGTCGCCGACCCGCAGCATGTCGTTGCTGGTCAGCTGCACGCTGGCGACGAACGACAGCAGGGTGTCCTTGTAGACCAACAGGATCACCGCCGACATGGCGCCCAGGCCGGACAACAGCAGCAGCGGCGAGCGGTCGATCAGGGTGGCGACGATGATGATCGCGCCGAACACGAACAGCACCATCTTCGCCAGCTGCACATAACCCTTGATCGAACGGGTGCGCGCGTGTTCGGTACGGGCGTAGATGTCCAGCAGGGCGTTGAGCAGGGCGCTGATGGCCAGCACCTGGAACAGGATGGTGAAGGCCAGGGCCAGGTTGCCGAGGAACACCAGGCTGGTCTTGCTCAGCTCCGGCACCAGGTGCAGGCCGAACTGGACCACCAGCGACGGGGTCATCTGCGCCAGGCGATGGAACACCTTGTTCTGGCGCAGATCGTTGAGCCAGTGCAGGGAGGGCTGGCGGCCGAGCAGCTTGACCGCGTGCAGGATGAGGTAGCGCGCCACTCGTCCGACGAGCAGGGCCACCACCAGCAGGATGACCAGGGC
Protein-coding sequences here:
- a CDS encoding LysR family transcriptional regulator, with the protein product MKAPRVTLDQWRTLQAVVDHGGFAQAAEALHRSQSSVSYTVARMQDQLGVPLLRIDGRKAVLTEAGGVLLRRSRQLVKQASQLEDLAHHMEQGWEAEVRLVVDAAYPNARLVRALTAFMPQSRGCRVRLREEVLSGVEEVLLEGVADLAISGFNISGYLGTEMSSVEFVAVAHPEHALHRLNRELNFQDLESQLQVVIRDSGRQQPRDVGWLGAEQRWTVGSLATAATFVGSGLGFAWLPRHMIERELREGLLKVLPLDQGGSRHPTFYLYSNKDKPLGPATQILVELLRTFDTAPLDAPFAAPEQA
- a CDS encoding alpha/beta fold hydrolase, translated to MAYFEHEGCTLHYEEYGHGEPLVLVHGLGSSTQDWEKQIAELSAHYRLILPDVRGHGRSDKPREPYSIAGFSADLVALLEHLKLSRVHLAGLSMGGMIAFQLAVDQPGLLKSLCIVNSAPEVKIRSANDAWQWFKRWSLMRLLSLEAIGIALGGKLFPKPEQGELRQKMAERWAKNDKRAYLASFDAIVGWGVQERLSQVACPTLVISADRDYTPVALKESYVKLLPDGRLVVIADSRHATPLDQPQRFNQTLLEFLTAVDTTTQDH
- a CDS encoding peptidylprolyl isomerase A, coding for MLKKIALVAGSVLFAANLMAAQPAKAPHVLLDTSFGKIEVELDPVKAPISSKNFLDYVDSGFYTNTIFHRVIPGFMVQGGGFTPQMVQKETRDPIKNEASNGLHNVRGTLSMARTSNPNSATSQFFINVADNAFLDPGRDAGYAVFAKVVSGMDVVDQIVNSQTTTKQGMQNVPIDPVLIKSAKRID
- a CDS encoding FMN-dependent NADH-azoreductase, which encodes MSRVLIIESSARQQDSVSRQLTQTFIKQWQAAHPGDQITLRDLAVTPVPHLDSNLLGGWMKPAEQRNEIEEASLQRSNELTNELLAADVLVMAAPMYNFAIPSTLKAWLDHVLRAGVTFKYTETGPQGLLNGKRAYVLTARGGIYAGSTADHQEPYLRQVMGFIGIHDVEFIHAEGMNLGGDFQEKGLNQANAKLAQVA
- a CDS encoding carboxylate/amino acid/amine transporter, whose product is MGYLLFVTLIQAFSFSLIGEYLAGHVDSYFAVLVRVLLAGLVFIPLTRWRQVEPAFMRGMLLIGALQFGVTYVCLYLSFRVLTVPEVLLFTILTPLHVTLIEDALNRRFNPWGLLAALVAVAGAAVIRYDRISPDFFMGFLLLQLANFTYAAGQVLYKHLVARHPSDLPHYRRFGYFYLGALAVVLPAFLLFGKPDFLPEAPLQWAVLLFLGLVSTALGLYWWNKGACLVTGATLAVMNNLHVPVGLLINLLIWNQHEELGRLFLGALVILAAVWISRRGVKTAITATAL
- a CDS encoding ABC transporter ATP-binding protein, whose translation is MLYRRFEQLIDIFRDAPTAAPPNRVLPFYLYYIKQVWPSFVALLVVGLFVALIEVSLFSYLSTIIDLAQGTPNVEIFKTHGLELAWMAVVALIFRPLFVALHDLLVHQTISPGMTSLIRWQNHSYVLKQSLNFFQNDFAGRIAQRIMQTGNSLRDSSVQAVDALWHVLIYAVSALVLFAEADWHLMIPLLIWIASYIGALRYFVPRVKKRAVISSDANSKLVGRIVDGYTNITTLKLFAHTHFEQNYAREAIGEQTEKSQLAGRVITSMDVVITAMNGLLIVSTTGLALWLWTQSLISVGAIALATGLVIRIVNMSGWIMWVVNGIFENIGMVQDGLQTIAQPISVSDREQAPRLAVASGEVRFEHVDFHYGKKTGVISDLNLIIKPGEKIGLIGPSGAGKSTLVNLLLRLYDLQDGRILIDNQNIAEVTQESLRERIGMITQDTSLLHRSIRDNLLYGKPDATDEELWEAVRKARADEFIPLLSDAQGRTGFDAHVGERGVKLSGGQRQRIAIARVLLKDAPILIMDEATSALDSEVEAAIQESLETLMQGKTVIAIAHRLSTIARMDRLVVLEKGRIAETGSHAELLAQGGLYARLWQHQTGGFVGID
- a CDS encoding mechanosensitive ion channel family protein encodes the protein MDFKQLWLNVQDLWGALDEHPLLHSSLALVILLVVALLVGRVARYLILHAVKLLGRQPSLHWLNDLRQNKVFHRLAQMTPSLVVQFGLHLVPELSKTSLVFLGNLALAFTILFQVLAISALLNALLDIYARTEHARTRSIKGYVQLAKMVLFVFGAIIIVATLIDRSPLLLLSGLGAMSAVILLVYKDTLLSFVASVQLTSNDMLRVGDWIEMPQVGADGDVVDITLHTVKVQNFDKTIVSIPTWRLMSESFKNWRGMQQSGGRRIKRSLYIDASGVRFINDEEEARLGKVHLLTDYISRKQAELKSWNEAQGNVAAMSANRRRMTNLGTFRAYALAYLKSHPDIQPNMTCMVRQMQTTAQGIPLEIYCFTRTTAWTDYERIQGDIFDYLLAVMPEFGLSLYQQPSGNDLRAGLLPAVLGASHIPEAEKRAL